The genome window ATAGTCTACGTACATATAATGATACCGTTATCTTTGTTGATACTACTGTATTTCGTGGTTTCCAACAAAAACAGAGTTTAGTAGGTTATTTTAATGGAACGAGTCAATTTATAGATGTAGATAATGATGGAGATTTAGATCTTTTTACAGCAGGACAAACAAGAACTTCTACTATGGCACGACTTTATTATAATGAGGATGGTTTTTTGAAAGAAAATTCAGATTCTACTTCCTTTATGGGAGTAAAAAATGCAGTAAGTGCTTATGGAGATTATGATAATGACGGAGATTTAGATATATTTTTAGCAGGCATAACGGCAGGCAGTAGTAATTTTTCTGCGATATATAAGAATACAGATGGAAAATTTTCTTCTACTTATACATTCTTAAGGAATACCCTCAAAGTAGAAAGTGCAAGCTTTGTTGATACAGATAAAGATAATGATTTAGATATTTTTGTTACAGGTACAGCAAACGGAGAAGGAGTATCAGAATTATATGTAAATAATAATACTACTCCAAATGTAAAACCCACAACCCCTACAGGATTAAAATCAGTAGTAATTGATTCTAATAAAGTATTTTTCACATGGAATCTTTCTACAGATACGAAAACTCCAACATTAGGCATTACTTATAATATATACGTTGGAAGTAGTGCTACTCTTAATAGAGATAGCATTCGTAATTCCCATTCCATAACAACATCAGGACCAAATAATGGATTTAGAAAAATAAATAAACTAGGAGATATACGAGATAATCTGTACTCTATAGAAAATCTAAATCCAGGGGTTTATGTATGGAATGTTCAAGCAATAGACGGATCTTTAGCAGCAAGTACATGGGCATTAGAACAAACTTTTACTATTACAAGATCCAGAAAACAATATCCCAATATTGCATTTACTACTCCGGATATAACAAAGTTTGTGACAGATGCTCCTTTTACCTTATCCACAACAAACAGCAGCACTCTTCCCATTAGTTCTATTTCTTATTCTATAGCCGATCCACAAATAGCAACTATTAACGGAGCTACAGTAACCCCTAAAAAGGCAGGGATTACTCGTATTACTGCATTAATAGCAGAAACATCTAACTATTACGGATCTCTTGCTTTTGCATCTTTAGAGATAAGAAAAAGTACACAGACCATCAGTTTTGGAGTATTAGCAAATAAAACCTTTGGGGAAGATCCTTTTGTTTTACAAGCAACGTCTTCTGTTAGCCTGCCTGTTGTATTTTCTGCATCCTCTTCTTTGGTAACTATAAATAGTAATACAGTAACTATAAACGGATCTGGAACGGTGAGTATTACAGCATATAATAGTGGAGATAATAATTATCTTGAAGCATCTACTTCACAAATACTTACCATAGATGATGCAATAAATAATCCCAATAAAACCACACCAACTCTTACTTTTTCTGATGTTCCTCATCTTACCATAGGAAATATATATACACTTGTAGCTACTTCTAATAGTCCCGTTGCTATAATTTTTACATCATCAGATACGAATAAGCTAAGTATAGTAGGAAATACTGCTACCGCCAAAATGAGAGGAATTGTATCCATTACCGCAGCACAGGGAGGGAACAACCAGTTTAATTCCATCTCTGTGACTCAGAGCATAGTAATAATAGATCCTACCATACCCATACCGAACCTTACTTTTTCTGCTATTCCTAATATTACTATAGGGCAAAATTATAATCTGATAGCTACTTCTAATAGCTCCGTTGTTATAACTTTCACCACGAGTAATACCAAAATAGCAACTGTAAGTGGAAATATTCTCACCGGAGTAGGAACAGGCACAGCTATCATTACTGCAGTTCAAAATGGAAATGAAATGTTTAATGCTGCCAGCTCTCTACAAAATGTCACAGTAGTAAGTACAGGAACATCTACACAACAACCCCTTACTTCTATATCTAAAGAAAATAAAGATATAGCAATATATCCAAATCCTTCTTCTCACTTTATATCCATACATGCTGGTAAAGCAGGAAATGGTGTAAAAACATATAGTTTAGTAAATATAAAAGGGGAAGAGGTATTGAAAGGAATCTTTACTGTATCTACAAGTGTAGATGTGAGATATCAAAAAACAGGAACGTATCTGCTCACAATAGTGGATGCTGAAGGAAATATATTACAGCAATCACATGTAATTATTTCTCAATAACAGTTTTTGTTTTTTTTATTATATGAAAAAGCCCGTAGATTTATTATTCTACGGGTTTTTTCATTTTAAAATAACATGTTGTAAAATATGTGTATTACAAACGAACAAGGATTAGAAAGCTAATTGGTTTTTATTTTCTTAAGATTGGAATACAAATATTCTAAAAAAATGTCATATTTTTTTTCTTTCTCAAATAAAAGCATAAACTGATAGAGTTCTTCTCTGCCTGTTTTGTATTTTCCGATTTTACATTTTGCATTCGATTTTGCTAATATATAATCTATCAAAATATGAGAATGCGTACTGATATGAAGTAGATAATCAAATTTTGTGTTTATGAAATTATGTAGTTCCTTTATATGGGGATTTCCCCAAAAAGAAATATCTCGAGATTGAAAGAATGGAATATTGGGATATTTTTTTTTTTTGTTTTTAGAACTTACAAAAGCTAAGATACTTACTTGCTTTTGGTCTTCTTTTAATATTTGTATAAAATTCTCTACAATTGCATATTCTTCGGGGATATATTCAAAAATTATGCCTATATCTTTTGCTTCCGAATAATCTACGAAATGGTTTTTTTTTTTTTTAATTTGTTTTTTTATCAGTAACCGTAAAAGAAAATGAATATGAAACATTGTGTAAATATATTAAAATATACAAATATTATTTAAAATTAAAATCCCACAAAACGATATTCCAATCATCTGTGGCATCTGTAAAACGGTGAATTGTTTGAAATCCAATTTTTTCATGTGCTTTTAAAGAACGTATATTTTTGAGGGATATCTCTGTAATACAAAAATCAAATAGAGCATTATACATTTCTTTGTGTTTTTTATACATATTTTCAAATACTCCTGTTCCTCTATAATTTTTATCAACACATATTTGACCTATGGCATAGTACTTATAGGTATTAACAGGCTTGTCTTTATAGGAGAGTGTATTAATTATTTGAAACATCGGTTTCAATACAGGAATAAAATTTTCAAACAGAGGGAGCATAACCAGAGCATACCCTATAACTTCATTGTCATCTTTTGCTATAATTTGATGGGCACTGTTCATCATTGCTTTTAGAATATCAAAACTATGTTCCACTGTAACAAACCCTTCTGTTTTTATTGTTTGTGCATCTACGTTTTTTTTTAGATTTTGAGATTGTAATTGTAAAACAGAATGTATTTCTTCTTCTTGAGTTATAGTAGTATAGTATACCATTTGAAAATAGTATGGTTTAGGATATTTTAGTATATATTATATTGAGGTTATATTTTTTTGTGTTTTTCTCTTACTTGATCTATTCTAATATTTATAATTTCAAAAAATAAACCAAAAGCTATAACCACGTACACATAAGATTTAGGAACTTCTACATGGAATGCTTCTATCACTAAAAGAAACCCAATAATTGTGAGAAAATTAAGCGCTAATGCTTCTAAAGATGGATACTTATGAATAAAATTACTTACATATTTAGAAAATTTTACCATAAGGAACATAGATATAGTAACAGCTATTACCATAAGTATGAGTTCTTTTGTAAGCCCAACTGCTGTGAGTATAGAGTCAAAAGAGAACACTATATCTAATAATATAATATTAATAATAGCATTGGTAATCGAATTTTTGCTACTTTTTTCTACTAATATGTTACTCTCTTCTTGGTTATGATTATACGATAGTTTTTTATGGATTTCATGGAGACTCTTATAGGTCAAAAACAATCCTCCTCCTAATAATATAAGGTCTCTTAAGGTTACCTCAAAAAAACCTACTTCTCCTATATGAGGTATGATTAAAATAGGTTCTAATTGTTGTGTTATCCACGTTGCACAGGTTAAAAGTACCATTCTTACCAATAACGCTATACCAAGTCCAATAATTCTTACTTGCTCTCTTTGGTGGGTATTTTTAATTTTATTTGTAACGATAGAAATAAAAAGGATATTATCTATTCCTAATACTATTTCCATAAACGTAAGCATTATAAGTGCTATCCACGATTCAATATTGAGAAAAATTTCTAAATTTAAGCCCATGTGATTTTAATAAAAAAATAAAAATGATATTTAAGATGTTTTTAATGCTTCTGCTCCACCCACTATTTCTAATATTTCTTTTGTTATGGATGCCTGTCTTGTTCTATTATACATTATTTTTAGGACTTTTAAAAGCTCACCTGCGTTTTCTGTTGCTTTTTCCATAGCTGTCATTCTGGCCCCGTGTTCTGATGCTATTGATTCTAATACACTTTTATAAATCTGTGTTTCTATAAGTTTTATAATAAGATTATTAAATATATATTGTTTGTTAGGTTCAAAAATATAATCGGTATGCGTAGTTTGTTTAGGGAAGAGAGTATCTGTAGGGATGGGAAAAATGTTTTCTATTTTTACTGTTTGTGAGCTTGCGTTTTTAAATTCGTTAAACACTAAATGTATTGCATCATATTGTTTATTTTGAAAACTCTGTATCAAAAAAACAGATAATGCCTTTATATTTGAAAAAGAAATCCCTTGTAGTAATTGGGTATAATCGGTATTTATATCTATTTTCCGTTTTTTAAAATATTCAACAGATTTTTTTCCTATGGTTATAAGGGTAATTTGTTTTTTATGGTGCTGGTCTGAATAATTTGTTTGTAATAGATTTATAACTGATTTGAACAAAAAATTATTAAAGGGTCCGCAGAGTCCTTTATCAGAGGATATTACTACTATTGCTATTTTTTCTTTATTTCTTTTTTCGCTATATGGAACTTGTATTCCGTCGGTGTTATGGTAGTATACTTCTTGGGTAGTTGTTAATAATTTTTGATAATAGGTGCGAAATTGGGAAAGGGAGTCAGAAGATTTTTTAAACTTTGCAGCTGATACCATTTTCATTGCTTTTGTTATCTGCTGAGTAGAAATTACTGATTGAATTCTATTTTTTATTTCTTTGAGATTTGCCATTTTCTAATAAGTTACCGATTTACATAAATTACATAGGATAATAAAAAATTATGATACGGTAATAGATTGGGCAACTTGTGTAAGTATTTCTGTAATATTGTCATCGAGTTTTCCTTCGCGTATAAGTTCTAAAATATTTTTATGTTTGAAAACAAGTGTTTCTAAAAAACGTTTTTGAAATTCTATTACTTTTTCTACAGGTATTTTATCTAAAAGTCCTTTTGTGGAAACGAAAATAATTGCTACTTGTTGTTCTACAGGCATAGGGGAATACTGTGGTTGTTTTAGAATTTCTTGATTTTTTCTTCCTCTATCTATGGTAAGTTTTGTTACAGCATCTAAATCGGATCCAAATTTAGCAAACCCTTCTAGTTCTCTATATTGTGCTTGGTCTAATTTGAGGGTTCCAGCTACTTTTTTCATAGATTTTATTTGTGCAGAGCTTCCTACACGAGAAACAGATATACCTACGTTGATGGCGGGACGGACACCTGAATTAAATAAATTTGTTTCTAAGAATATTTGTCCATCGGTTATAGATATTACGTTGGTAGGAATATAGGCAGATACGTCCCCGGCTTGTGTTTCAATTATTGGAAGAGCGGTAAGTGATCCGTTTCCTTTCACTAAGTGTTTTATAGATGGGGGGATATCATTCATTTTTTGGGCGATACTATCATTTTTATTTATTTTCGCAGCTCTTTCTAATAATCTGCTGTGGAGATAGAATACGTCTCCGGGATATGCTTCTCTACCCGGCGGTCTTCTGAGTAATAAAGATACTTCTCTATAAGCTGTTGCTTGTTTAGATAAATCATCGTATACTACTAATGCAGGTCTTCCCGTATCTCTAAAAAATTCCCCAATGGCGGCACCAGTGAATGCTGAAAAATACTGCATAGAAGCGGATTCGGATGATGAGGAGGCTACTATAATGGTATATTTCATGGCTCCTACTTTTTCTAATGTGTTATAGATAGAGGCTACGGTAGAAAATTTTTGTCCTATTGCTA of Chitinophagaceae bacterium contains these proteins:
- a CDS encoding GNAT family N-acetyltransferase is translated as MVYYTTITQEEEIHSVLQLQSQNLKKNVDAQTIKTEGFVTVEHSFDILKAMMNSAHQIIAKDDNEVIGYALVMLPLFENFIPVLKPMFQIINTLSYKDKPVNTYKYYAIGQICVDKNYRGTGVFENMYKKHKEMYNALFDFCITEISLKNIRSLKAHEKIGFQTIHRFTDATDDWNIVLWDFNFK
- a CDS encoding T9SS type A sorting domain-containing protein, with amino-acid sequence MLTFDTYSQTLQKKTFAGFSFEGVKTGSHGFVDIDNDGDLDLVIAGDSSKSRNFSLYINERGTGFSDFWASSTVTGAQRKVNDATRDVALIPNYADSIARAFIASDSVIKSNNPTQKVVLASEATRIYGYLEDPSISNSVNSFFNLDTLRNRYSRDSNIVAIENDIHFYERSALIRQNTIIDSINSSTLSPLFTDGFQNASVFLGDIENDGYVDLVVLGSAPNGLRVYKNNNGILEKNSYGLLPDNLNLPTDDNVVAAPIINANFGDYDNDGDLDGFVNWSASLLGVSKKIESDIYQNRGIGNSPKVIKSIQPKLGEGSNSIGDYDNDGFIDYFLAGKDSLGNLQANLYQNVNNDVYVAIDTVVGDSIFYMGNQVVNDTIIINAGYRKFQAEGGRPLTIHNNSIDSLRTYNDTVIFVDTTVFRGFQQKQSLVGYFNGTSQFIDVDNDGDLDLFTAGQTRTSTMARLYYNEDGFLKENSDSTSFMGVKNAVSAYGDYDNDGDLDIFLAGITAGSSNFSAIYKNTDGKFSSTYTFLRNTLKVESASFVDTDKDNDLDIFVTGTANGEGVSELYVNNNTTPNVKPTTPTGLKSVVIDSNKVFFTWNLSTDTKTPTLGITYNIYVGSSATLNRDSIRNSHSITTSGPNNGFRKINKLGDIRDNLYSIENLNPGVYVWNVQAIDGSLAASTWALEQTFTITRSRKQYPNIAFTTPDITKFVTDAPFTLSTTNSSTLPISSISYSIADPQIATINGATVTPKKAGITRITALIAETSNYYGSLAFASLEIRKSTQTISFGVLANKTFGEDPFVLQATSSVSLPVVFSASSSLVTINSNTVTINGSGTVSITAYNSGDNNYLEASTSQILTIDDAINNPNKTTPTLTFSDVPHLTIGNIYTLVATSNSPVAIIFTSSDTNKLSIVGNTATAKMRGIVSITAAQGGNNQFNSISVTQSIVIIDPTIPIPNLTFSAIPNITIGQNYNLIATSNSSVVITFTTSNTKIATVSGNILTGVGTGTAIITAVQNGNEMFNAASSLQNVTVVSTGTSTQQPLTSISKENKDIAIYPNPSSHFISIHAGKAGNGVKTYSLVNIKGEEVLKGIFTVSTSVDVRYQKTGTYLLTIVDAEGNILQQSHVIISQ
- the atpG gene encoding ATP synthase F1 subunit gamma, whose protein sequence is MANLKEIKNRIQSVISTQQITKAMKMVSAAKFKKSSDSLSQFRTYYQKLLTTTQEVYYHNTDGIQVPYSEKRNKEKIAIVVISSDKGLCGPFNNFLFKSVINLLQTNYSDQHHKKQITLITIGKKSVEYFKKRKIDINTDYTQLLQGISFSNIKALSVFLIQSFQNKQYDAIHLVFNEFKNASSQTVKIENIFPIPTDTLFPKQTTHTDYIFEPNKQYIFNNLIIKLIETQIYKSVLESIASEHGARMTAMEKATENAGELLKVLKIMYNRTRQASITKEILEIVGGAEALKTS
- a CDS encoding TerC family protein, with the translated sequence MGLNLEIFLNIESWIALIMLTFMEIVLGIDNILFISIVTNKIKNTHQREQVRIIGLGIALLVRMVLLTCATWITQQLEPILIIPHIGEVGFFEVTLRDLILLGGGLFLTYKSLHEIHKKLSYNHNQEESNILVEKSSKNSITNAIINIILLDIVFSFDSILTAVGLTKELILMVIAVTISMFLMVKFSKYVSNFIHKYPSLEALALNFLTIIGFLLVIEAFHVEVPKSYVYVVIAFGLFFEIINIRIDQVREKHKKI
- the atpA gene encoding F0F1 ATP synthase subunit alpha, yielding MNTIRPDEVSSLIKEQLLHFRIESELEEIGKILQVGDGVARIYGISQVEAGEMLEFQNGTQGIALNLEEDNVGAVILGKTQGIKEGDIVKRLKKTASIKAGEGMCGRILNAIGHPIDGKGEIQGQLYEMPIERKAPGVIYRQPVNEALQTGIKAIDSMIPIGRGQRELIIGDRQTGKTSVAIDTIINQKEFYDKGVPVYCIYVAIGQKFSTVASIYNTLEKVGAMKYTIIVASSSSESASMQYFSAFTGAAIGEFFRDTGRPALVVYDDLSKQATAYREVSLLLRRPPGREAYPGDVFYLHSRLLERAAKINKNDSIAQKMNDIPPSIKHLVKGNGSLTALPIIETQAGDVSAYIPTNVISITDGQIFLETNLFNSGVRPAINVGISVSRVGSSAQIKSMKKVAGTLKLDQAQYRELEGFAKFGSDLDAVTKLTIDRGRKNQEILKQPQYSPMPVEQQVAIIFVSTKGLLDKIPVEKVIEFQKRFLETLVFKHKNILELIREGKLDDNITEILTQVAQSITVS